The DNA window TTTTAGAGTGCGAGTGTTGAAGTGTTTTGTTGGGATTTTGTGGCTCACATAATATTCTGCGCTTCTGGTTTTGTCACGCTTCGCTCTCAGATTATTTATTGTTTTGtggatttttttgagttttggggTTTTTTTAAGGATAAGGCATGTGAAGGATGGGTTCTTCTTGGTTGTTATAATACCTTCACCTTCACGTTGAATTTTGTTCCCTAACCAAACCTTCGTGTTTTTTACTTAATTATTGTTTATGGTAATTAACACGCGAGTAAAGATTGATTTTTAGTGTTAGCTCATTTTAATCATAATTATGTTTATGGAAGtttgagagagaaaaagaggatCTTCTAATTTACAAAGAAgctagaaaaaataaattaataagtttGGAAACTTAATCTATTGATTAAAGgttaaattctaattttttatgttgttaatgttaaattctgaaattcaaattttttatcaTCACAAGAGTCTAACATTTCCTTTTATACCTAACCTCTAGTCTTTTGATGGATAAGTTATGAAATAATAGTGAAATATTTCATTATCTATGAAATAACATCGTTTAAATGAAGAAATTTAGAggctaaaaatattttaaaattttagtaatGATAGATGTTTATCAATCATTAAGATCTTCttgctaaaaaaaattatagttgaTAAGTTATTCCGTAATTTATACTTGGTAATTGAAAGGGCGTAAGCGGTTGAGTTTGAAtcgattttttatcaaaaaaatagttgtaatttaatttaatgtgTAACTATTAAATCATAGGTCATGACGGGTGTTAGCTGGGCTGACGGCCTGCCCGTCATGGTTCTTTGACTTGGATCGTCTGATTTGTTGAATTTATGGTGATGGTCTAGTCTTGGGGTGTTGGACACTCGTCATGCTTAGGTTGTGCCAGTCATGACAATCAGAACTTGGTATGTTTCTACCATTTTTGCCATTTTTCGTTGTTTCTTCGTGCAAAGGCCTTTAAATgccaagtacttgaaatatgaatgcAATACTAGCACAAAACCACACAAATGCATTAACATACTCTAAAGCACGTGCAAATCTAGCTAATAAGTTAGTGCATTTTACATGTTATCAGTAGTTCATCCCTCAAACGGACCACTTAAACCAAAATAGTGGAAATAAATTactgataattatttatagtataAAGTAAGTAAATGGAACACTACAAGAAACATGTTCTCCTGCGACATATATTAGCGGCGTGTTTTACACGTCACAAGTTGTGACGTGTTTCCCACGTCACAACaaacttttataataaaaaaatcaatccaaCGTTATAATCAGACGTGTCAGAGGTGGGTTTTTTTTAAAACAGTTGCGACGTGTGAATCACGTCTCtactaaaatgtaaaaaataaaaaaactacaaACTTTAACGTTGTAGCTGGAGGgagatttgaaattttttaaattttagtagCAACGTTAGCCCCACGTCGCAACCTTTTACTTGGGAAAATAACTCTGCCACTTTTACAGATGTGGCAGagtgtgtaattattattatgaccGTTTGAGTGTAGCGACGTGAACCCACGTGGCAAGGTTGCGACGTGATTCTAACGTCGCTGATGTGTTAATTAATACACGCGTTTTTCTTCTTCCCCTTTACCATTTCAAACCATTTCAATCCTCAAACTTTCCCTTTACCATTTCTCTGGAATTCAAATTTCCCCCTCTGCAACCCCAAATTTCCTCctctcccaaaatccccaaacttTCAATCCCACTACAAGGTATAATCCTAATAtcttttataattttgttttatattcatACTGTTTTATGTTGTCaatagtttaaattttttttgtttccatttaatttgaaggaagaagaaggtgaaggaggagaagaaggtgaaggagaagaagaagaaggagtagtagattgaagaagaggtaagtttttaatagttttgttaggttatttttttaattaggttattataaaacgaaattataaattaaatattatgttgttgtttaaatttaattaggttattaatTTACAGAATATATTTTATGATGTTGTTTTTAAAGATTAATAGAAAAACTATTATACATGTATTTTAGAATGTTAAAATCTGTTTAGAATAATATTGCAtaaaaaaactattatatatatatatatatatatatatatatatatatatatatatatatatatatatatatatatatatatatatatatatatatatatatatatatatatatatatatatatatatatatatatatatatatatatatatatatatatatatatatatatatattatgttaaatctatttttaaaagttaatagaaaaactattatatatgtattttagaattttaaaaattaatagtaaaatgtttagatttatttttaaaatctgttttttattttctaaataaaatatatgtattttattatattaatcttAAAAACTGAGTATcaataaaaaagaatatatgttaaatagaaaaagaatatatgttatgttattgttattatattaaaaatacatttttttaaaattaaaatatatattaaaagtagaatatatattatatatgtatatttaaaataaaataaaatataatatgattatatattatatttctaaaattgaaatatatgttattgttattaaattgaaaaaacattttttaaaattaaaatatatattaaaagtataatatatattatatatgtatatttaaaataaaaaaataagcaatcacgtgcatcataaataatgtttagatttatttttaaaatctgttttttattttctaaataaaatatatgtattttatgatattaatcttaaaaattgaatattaataaaaagGAATATCTGttaaatagaaaaagaatatatgttatgttatatgttatatatctatttatgtgttaatgaatatctatttatttgtcaatgaatatatatattgatcttaataaatttattatctttgttgatgaataataaaataggtaaaatgccacctgagagtaaagatagtggtaagaagtcccaacgtccgaggatagtagtatgtgaCGCACCTCACTCAGTCGTGTGTCCCCGCCCTCAGAATCATGTTGATCCTATGTCTTTAGCCAGTACTCAGGCTTTTACcccattactctcctcccacACATTCCCGTCTGGGGTACCTGCCTCTTTCCAGTACTCAGCggtaccgccatccttccagcatactggtgtgccctcgtccttccagcaggcgggaggacctagctttccattcacacatactGGTGTGCCCTCGCCCAGCTTTCCATTCGTCGATACTGAcatgccttcatccttccagcagactggaagtattagcaccgcggagcatgcccgacgattggtaaaaattttaaaatttttaagttacatctttattcataatatattttactaattatttttaattatattatttaggctaaggagttggggagaagaccattgatgcctgagctgaTTTCGAGGACCCGAACAAGGAGATCGGGAGGTATTGTCGACGAGCGCAGGAGgatgtatcttgtaagtgaaatttacgttgtttatttttttttaaattaataaaaaaattgtgacgtgaatttcatgtggcaattgataaattgccacgtgaaaatcacgtggcaaatcataagttgtggcgtgaaaatcacgtggcaactttttaatatattttaatttatagtatgtacatatttatttagtataattaaatatgcatgtaaatatttaacttaaattcttttattgaatatgtgtgcaggaagaatatgatagattgcttgccatttttctggaaaataatcctcaatacatgccagcagagggggagccgcttaacgcagatgttgatcactatatttggtgtgaggttattaaagaaaaagggcctaatggttgcttttttggggctggaaatttggcgtccaGCTATAGAGCTGGTGATCGCAATCTGTTTCAAAGAATTCAGGATGGAGAGGATGaatcgcgtcaaccaaatctaacacaggaacaaactgaattaataaggcaattggcgagacgcAAAAATGAGGCCCAGatggagatgatgcggaagaagcattctgatatggaggagcagcatgcgcggcagatagagggcattctgaagaagcaagctgagatggaggagcagatgagacgatttatgcaaggaggtggaaaTTACAGTAATGTTCCTCCTCAAGAGTCAGAGGATGACAGAGTGGGTGATGATTTTAATCTGGATAATTATTTTTCGGATGATGatgcctcttaaaaacattttgtattttatttgtttttaatttatatttatgtaacttattctacattttaattcattaaaatattagttttaaatttttagttttatttaattgaatttattatataaagtttattatatgaatttattttataaaattttattatataaattttattatataaattatattttatagattttattatataaattttattttatagattttattatataaattttagtatatataaattttattatatatattttattatatatattttattatatataaattttattatataaattaattaattaattatataaaacaaaattcatcctgcgtgattaaaattaaaaaaaaaatagcattTAATGTAGCGAAGTGAAAACCACGTCGCTACAAAGTCAACATCACACTTTCTCACACCTACCACACCTGCTCTGCGTGCAGGGAGATGTTTCCCATGTATATTTATTGCGACGTTggagtcacgtcgctactttctgacgtggtctccacgtcgctacTGAGTTGTCACTCGTGCTCCTGCGACGTGTTTGCCCACGTCGCTAGTTTTTTGTTGTCACGTATGGGAATATTAAGTCGTTTTTGTTGACGGGGGCTAGGAACGGAATTCTCGACCATGCCCATGATTGGAGCAAAAGAGCATATGAATAAAAGGAACAAGTATCTTTATGTGAATGTTCTTTATGCAACATATTTAAAATGTAACACACTCAATTCAGTTGTCTCAAATTGTTGACCAATTACAATCTTTTAATCAAATTAGCAATGACAATCAAATCGAAGTCGATGTCATTgacgatgaagaagaagaatacgAGACACAAGTAAATTATATGGTGAATGATGACTCTGTAGACCACGAGCAAGAGCCATTACCTTTAAACCATGGGTATTGTTCGCCTGAGCACGTGACAAACTTGAACGTTAATTAAGATGAGTCATCCTCATATATGTTTTACAATTTATATATACAGACGGAGGGAGCATTAAAAGTGGAAGACAAGTTCCGTACAAAAGAAGAATGTGTGAGAGTTATAAACAAGTTTCACAGGAAAACTCTGTTGATTTTATTATAGATCACACTGATACAGGGAGATACGTCATTTTATGTTGTAACATGCTCTGCATGTTTCAGCTGACAGCATCTtacaggaagagaagtgattCTTGAGAGATAAGTTTTATGGATCCACCTCACACTTACATTACCACCAATTTGATGCAAGATCATCGCAAACTAAGCTTCCAGATAATGTGCCAAGAAATCTTGTCTCTCGTTAGAAAGGATCTGCCATTAAAGGTGAGTACGATAATATCCTATATTATTACACGATAAAATCATAATCCCTCATATAGGAAGACATGGATAAAGAGAACTAAGGCTGATGGACGAGTATACAAAAATAAGGAGGATTCATACAAAGAACGTCCATAATATTTGGTGGCACTTAAGACATATGCTCTAGGAACTCTTGCAATTTTTGAAACATTGTCGGCATTTACCTCAGACAGAACTTGTGTTATTGGAAATAGAATATTCCGTCGACTCTTATTGGCGTAATAACCATGCATCAAAGATTTGCGTCATGTAAACctattattcaaattgatggaacataTTTGTACGGGAAATATATATGAATGTTACTCATGGAGTGGAACCAAATGGCAACAATAATATTTTTCCAATTGCCTTCGCTCTAGTTGAAGGTGAGACTGTTGgtggttggagtttctttctcaagAATCTCTGATTACACGTTGGTCCACAACCCAACCTATGTTTGATTTTAGACAAATATCCATCTATTGAGAGTGCATACAATAACCTTGATAATGGGTGGCAAGATCCTCCTTCTACACATGTCTACTACATTAGACATATTGCACAAAACTTCATGTGGGAAATCAGAGACAAGACGCTTCGGAAAAAAGTTGTGAATGCAGGGTATGCGTTAAGTCAACCCTCGTTCTAACActatcacaaagatatcatattGTCAAATGAAGATGCGTTAAGGTGGATCAATAATATTCATGTGGAGAAAAGGACCAGGGCATTTGACAGCGGTCGACGACGGGGCCACGTGACAataaatcttgtggaatcaatgaactcTGTCTTCAGAGGCATCAGAAATCTACCGATAACTGCATTGGTGAAAACAACCTATTTTAGGTTACGGTCACTGTTTGCAACCAGAGATTCAAAGTGGAGTTCAGGGTTACAATCAGGGCAGTTGTTTAGTGAAAGCTGTATGAAATTTATTAAGGAGAAAAATGTCAAAACTAACACATATGGGATTACAATCTTTGACCGTCAATATCACACTTTCACTGTACAAGAGACAATGGACCATAATAAGGGGAGGCCAAGGGAATATGACCAGGTCAAATTAAATAAAGGTTGGTGCGACTACAGAAAGTTTAAGCCTTTTATATGTCTTGCTCCCATGTCATTACGACATGTTCTTATGCTCGTCAGGACCCTTCAAGCATCTACCCTCCATTTACAAAGtcataaatatatttaatgtGTACAACAATAACTTCCCTGTGGTAGAAAAGGAGGATTATTGTCCTACATATCAAGGGGCATGGTTTGACACAATGAAAATATTCGAAGGAAGAAAAAATGACGCCTTAACAATACGCGTATTCGAATCGAAATAGATTCAGCCGACAAAATTGTAAGATTGTGTGGTGTATGTCGTCAGCCCGGGGACACACGGGAACGTTATCCCAATCTTGGAACAAACTCCCCTGCATAATTATTGTATGCACTATTGGtatgtaatttattttatgtaacCATGAAATTTTATATTGAATGCAATTTTCGGTTACAATAAAACGAACACAAACACGTCTAAAACAACAACACCAAGAACAAATAAAAGGACTTAACACTATAACATATCTAAGATATTACAACTATCAAAACAATATCATTTGGTCCAAACATCATAACACGAACATCACTGTCAGTTTTAACTCTCCCAAAAATGATGTGGTTCGCTATTCGCATTCGCAATGTTGAACACCGAAACAAGTTAATCAATTCTTCTAATTTTTTTACCGTCTTGAATCTCCCCGTCTAACCAATGGATCAAGCTCCTCTCAAGATGCTTGAATGTTTGGGTGTTTCAAAGTCGGATCTTCATCGGAAGCTTGAGAATCAAATAACAAACATGAGCATCTCTTTTAATAAGCATGTtagaaaatttgaagaaaaacttAAGAATGAAATGAAAAGATATGCGGAAAATGGTGGGGAAAGAGGGACCTATTTATACAAAAAAAGTCAGTACACATAGGTGTCAGGTGATGTGGCGCCTCCTCTTTGGCCTATAGTGCATGCGCCAGTCCTATTGACGCATTGGTAGTGCATGCGTCAGGGGCTGTGACGCCTCTATGTTTTTTTAGTGCATGCGTCATTACTAATAGCGTATACTCTTTGCTGCaaaaattttttatttgaaacatgagtattttaattaataataggggaatttttttatttgaaacatgagtattttaattaataatagagGAAAGATGATTATTAtggaattaaaattgaaaaacttagttttttcaaaaaaaaaaaattaattgtcatTCATAAAATATTTCTCAAGTTCTCATCCATCCTTAGACCTTCATCCATCAATGATGATAGTTTCTCAACCTCATCTTTCAACCAAACCTCATAACTACTCCCCTTAATGGCTTCAATTTGAATTCAACTAATTGCAGGTAGTGTCTACAACTTTTCCCTATACTCCTTTGTGCCCAAACTTTATTAGGTCTTAACCACCAACATGTACAAAGCTAAAACAACGGTTTCAATTGGACCATCCGCTAGTAAACAGTATGATTAATCCTAGAATTAAAAATTGAATTTCTGAAAAGAAAAGTACTTAAGTTTAGTGTTTATAGACATTTATTTGGTATTTCTTCCTTTTTAGGGATTAATTTTACCAAAGCCATATACTTAAATTATCTCAAATTATCCTTTGGCAACATTATACTATCCAGAACTCAAATTATCTCAAATGATATCATTAACTTAAGCTCTCTAATCACTTGAATACAATCACTTAGTTATAGAAGAAGTTGCTTTGCAACATAACATTATATATATCTGCCATGTTGTACTTGAATGTTACATTAACAAAAGAAGCATTTTTTTCCTAAACACATATATGCGGATGGATCCAAACAAGGAACATCACATTTCTATACATCTTGTGTTTGGACAAGAATCAATGGAAACTACTGATGTTGTACTACTCCGTCTTCGATTTGGCGAGCGCTTTCTTCCTCTGCGCAAGCATGTATGAGTACATGTGAGGACTACCTGCATAGAATTATGAAATTCAATCAGTTGAGGTATAAGATCGATCGGTGAGATAAATGTTGTAATAAGGACTTCACAATAGTAAGAATAAGAAAGGTGCTTGGTACATGCCTGGAACGTAGATTGCCAACGCAATGATGGCGAGGTAAAAGTAATCGAATGAAGAGTTCCATGTATTTGGCATTCTTATGCAATACTTCTCAGATGCCTGAAAAACATATCAAATCAATAacttgaaatttcaaatttcGATATAAAAAATAGTATCAAATAGCTCAAGTAGAGTCGGCCATAAGTCATAGACTAACAAGCAACAACTTTTCTCATTATGcattttttaataagaaaaagTTTAGGCGAGTTGAATCCCAGAGGCTCATCAGAGTCGAGGAAAACCCCAAAACTCAAAGAACGCTTAGGTTCTTACATATTACCCACCAATTTCACCGGGTTTGATCTTTTGCAAGATTCTTAGGATAAACTTAATTAAGTACTTATAGCATAAATGTTTATCATATAAGTGCTTTTATAAATAAgttatttctataacaaaaggtaaaaaaaaagtcaaattacTTCAATATAAGCTATAAGCTGTATTCACAAGCTATCATGTAGAGCTAATGAAAATAAGCCAAAAACAGCTTATGCACATGACCATGTCATAAGATGTTCTTGCATAAGCTCTTCTGTCAAGTCGTTATGCTAGTATCTAAACTCAAATAAGCCGATTCATACAGGCCGTAAATGCAATTTGGATATTTGATATTCAGATTATTTACCTTAATGAATGGCAAGGCAATGTATATCAAACCAACTTCGCTGCTTATGCCGGTTGGGTACAAAAGTAAGAATGTGCTATATCTGCAAAGCGAAAAAATTTAGTCAATCTAAGCGCAAAATAAGATTAACTCGGTACTAAATATATTTCATGAAGAAATCTTTATGCTCAAATTTCATACCTAAGCCACAAAAGCCAAGATGGGGTGAATCCAAAAGCCTCTTTAAATCCGAAGAAAGAATATCGAATAATCTGAAATTGTAACAGTAAAGCAGAtgataaatattaaacaaaaccaACAAAATTGGAGTATCATACAGATTGTATGAGTGCCGAATGAAAGTAAGAAAGCAATATCAtgaaaaacttgcctcagtgatAGACCAGCTGATTAGTAGGGAGCTAACAAGAAAATGAGTTCGAGTCTGTCATTCAAAGACGCACAAAATTTTCAGTAACAGAATATGACAAAATCTTGAATTAAATGACCAGGGTCGTCTTTGGGAACGTGCTAGGCGGGCTACCGCACaggatccaaaatttgtcacggTTAAACCATGGCTAAATAGAGCCTTGTGAAAAGGTTGTCTCAGTTAAACTGTAGTTAAATAGAACCTCTATTTTTTGTCATGGTTAAACTGCGACTAATCTATACAGGTCTCCAAAAACTTGAGACAACTATGTAAATGACACTAACAGATAAATAAAAGGGTCAAATACAATTTTATTCCTTCTATTGTGCCTCATTCGCGATTTGAGTCCTTTATTTCTAAATCTACGATTTTGGTCCGCAATTACCAAGTCATCAAAATTCAGCCTCAAATTGCATATGTAAGGCAAACTCAGACAGTTTCAAAACAAATGGCAAAATTGTAGATTTAGATATTATAAGACCGAAATCAGAAATGAGCAAAAACGGAGGATCAAAATTGTATTTAAGCCAAAATAATTGAAACAAAGTTAAATCAGTATTCACCTCAGGAAAACTCCACAAGATGCCCCATACCAGAAACAACCTTGAACCAATCTGAGGCAATGTTGCTGTTATTGGAGACCTCACAAGCCCTTCATCAATTCAAAAACAAAATtccataagaaaaaaaaaagccaaACTAAATCAAATTAAACCTACATTAAGCATTTAAGTAAGAGATTGATTACTCACCCACTAAACCATGAAGAATCTAGCCCACCATGCAACACAAAGCAGTACCCACAAAACACAAAAATTTGAAACATATTAAGCTAAAACAAACAAAAGGGTGTCTCTAAAACTGATAAAAATCGAAACTTTTTCAACCAATTACCTCTAATACAGCAGCGGTTTGAGCAAAAAGCAAGGGTTTTTCAGCTGCAGTGTAAACATGTTCATGACCCAATTCCTTCAATGTTTTCAAAGACAGATACAGAACTTGAATCCTGCATAAATTGATAAATGGATCTGAGTAACAAGAGAAAAATGCACAAATGGATGAGTGAGTAAATGAGTGAATGAGAATTTACCATCCAAATAAAACAGTCCAATTGTAAAGGATGAGATAGAGTCTTCTAAtaggtgaagaagaagaagaagaagtagccattgaagagagagagagatctaGGAGGAGAAACCCAAGAAGGGTTCAAAATTTGTCAAGATTGAAAGTGAAAAAGTTGGAataataattgattaattgattaaagGGTgtggaaaatttgaaaataaaatttgttatGATTGGGTTATATAGGTAAAAGGATTAATGTGAAATTGAGGGTAGCCCAACGATCAACAACTTATAATTAAGAGAGAAATGATGATAGATGGATATAGAGGAGAAAGGAAGTGGCATGGTTTGGTTTGGTAGTTGAACCTCTCAACCAAACACGTCGTGTGTTAGTAATAACAACATAGGTTTGGACTGGACAGCTAGACGGTATGGTTTGGTTTCATGTGTTC is part of the Vicia villosa cultivar HV-30 ecotype Madison, WI linkage group LG2, Vvil1.0, whole genome shotgun sequence genome and encodes:
- the LOC131649380 gene encoding very-long-chain (3R)-3-hydroxyacyl-CoA dehydratase PASTICCINO 2A isoform X2 codes for the protein MATSSSSSSPIRRLYLILYNWTVLFGWIQVLYLSLKTLKELGHEHVYTAAEKPLLFAQTAAVLEILHGLVGLVRSPITATLPQIGSRLFLVWGILWSFPETRTHFLVSSLLISWSITEIIRYSFFGFKEAFGFTPSWLLWLRYSTFLLLYPTGISSEVGLIYIALPFIKASEKYCIRMPNTWNSSFDYFYLAIIALAIYVPGIPHMYSYMLAQRKKALAKSKTE
- the LOC131649380 gene encoding very-long-chain (3R)-3-hydroxyacyl-CoA dehydratase PASTICCINO 2A isoform X1 translates to MATSSSSSSPIRRLYLILYNWTVLFGWIQVLYLSLKTLKELGHEHVYTAAEKPLLFAQTAAVLEILHGLVGLVRSPITATLPQIGSRLFLVWGILWSFPETRTHFLVSSLLISWSITEIIRYSFFGFKEAFGFTPSWLLWLRYSTFLLLYPTGISSEVGLIYIALPFIKASEKYCIRMPNTWNSSFDYFYLAIIALAIYVPGSPHMYSYMLAQRKKALAKSKTE